In Amycolatopsis jiangsuensis, the following proteins share a genomic window:
- a CDS encoding carbohydrate kinase family protein: MIVVGGEALVDLVPGEPLDSTVDGGLRALLPRLGGGPYNVALATARLGVPASFLSRVSTDRFGGALVDRLAASGVGTSLLQRGEEPTTLAVVALDERGGAHYTFYVEGTADRLFADPGPLPAETTALSLGTLGMVLEPGASAYEAMLRRESARGTLTALDPNIREALISDPAAYRARFASWLPDVRLLKISDDDAAWLAEGADPVVAAHGWVESGVDAVVLTRGAEGLSVITAAGELAHVPSRAVAVVDTIGAGDTVQGALLAWLHHHEVTEPAALGAEQWREALAYAAKAASITVSRSGAEPPTAADMAASV, encoded by the coding sequence GTGATCGTGGTGGGTGGAGAGGCGCTGGTCGACCTCGTACCGGGTGAACCGTTGGATTCCACTGTGGACGGTGGGTTGCGCGCACTGCTGCCCCGGCTCGGTGGCGGACCGTACAACGTCGCTTTGGCGACCGCGCGGCTCGGCGTGCCCGCGTCGTTCCTGTCGCGGGTGTCCACCGACCGGTTCGGCGGTGCGCTCGTGGACCGGCTCGCCGCGTCCGGCGTGGGCACTTCGCTGCTGCAGCGTGGTGAGGAGCCGACCACGCTCGCCGTGGTGGCGCTCGACGAACGTGGTGGCGCGCACTACACATTCTACGTCGAGGGCACCGCCGACCGGCTGTTCGCCGACCCGGGCCCGCTGCCGGCGGAGACCACCGCGCTCTCGCTCGGCACGCTCGGCATGGTGCTGGAACCGGGCGCGAGTGCGTACGAGGCGATGCTGCGCAGGGAGTCGGCACGCGGCACGCTGACCGCGCTCGATCCGAACATCCGGGAAGCACTCATCTCGGATCCGGCTGCCTACCGGGCACGGTTCGCGTCGTGGCTGCCCGATGTCCGGTTGCTGAAGATCTCCGACGACGACGCTGCGTGGCTGGCCGAGGGTGCTGATCCGGTGGTGGCCGCGCATGGCTGGGTGGAGTCCGGTGTGGACGCCGTGGTGCTGACCCGTGGCGCCGAGGGGCTGTCCGTGATCACCGCCGCGGGTGAGCTGGCCCACGTTCCGTCCCGTGCGGTGGCCGTAGTGGACACGATCGGCGCGGGCGACACCGTGCAGGGTGCCCTGCTCGCCTGGTTGCACCACCACGAGGTCACCGAGCCGGCCGCGCTCGGCGCCGAGCAGTGGCGGGAAGCGCTCGCCTACGCGGCGAAAGCGGCGTCGATCACCGTCTCGCGCAGCGGTGCGGAGCCGCCGACCGCGGCGGACATGGCGGCCAGTGTGTGA
- a CDS encoding citrate synthase, with amino-acid sequence MSDATNAGQSGGETATLRLPNGEHEFKVVHPVEGAPGIELGKLLASTGYITYDPGFVNTGAASSAITYIDGDAGILRYRGYPIEQLAEKSTFIEVSYLLIYGELPTETQLADFSERIQRHTLLHEDLKAFFSGFPRDAHPMPVLSSAVSALSTFYQDSLNPFDEPNVELSTIRLLAKVPTLAAYAYKKSVGQPLLYPDNSLGLVENFLRMTFGFPAEPYEVDPEVAKALDLLFILHADHEQNCSTSTVRLVGSSEANLFSSVSAGINALFGPLHGGANAAVLDMLEGIRDEGGDVASFVNRVKNKEKGVKLMGFGHRVYKNYDPRAKIIKNTADEILGKIAGGDQLLDIAKKLEETALSDDYFVERKLYPNVDFYTGLIYRALGFPTKFFTVLFALGRLPGWIAHWREMINDPQTKIGRPRQIYTGHASRDYQPISQR; translated from the coding sequence ATGTCCGACGCGACGAATGCGGGGCAGTCCGGCGGCGAAACCGCGACGCTGCGCCTGCCGAACGGCGAGCACGAATTCAAGGTCGTCCATCCGGTGGAAGGTGCGCCGGGGATCGAACTGGGCAAGCTGCTGGCCTCGACCGGGTACATCACCTACGACCCCGGGTTCGTCAACACGGGTGCCGCGTCCTCGGCCATCACCTACATCGACGGCGACGCGGGCATCCTGCGCTACCGCGGCTACCCGATCGAGCAGCTGGCCGAGAAGTCCACCTTCATCGAGGTGTCCTACCTGCTGATCTACGGTGAGCTGCCGACCGAGACCCAGCTCGCCGACTTCAGCGAGCGGATCCAGCGCCACACGCTGCTGCACGAGGACCTGAAGGCGTTCTTCTCCGGGTTCCCGCGCGACGCGCATCCGATGCCGGTGCTCTCCAGCGCCGTCTCCGCGCTGTCGACCTTCTACCAGGACTCGCTGAACCCGTTCGACGAACCGAACGTGGAGCTGTCCACCATCCGGCTGCTGGCGAAGGTGCCGACGCTGGCCGCGTACGCCTACAAGAAGTCCGTGGGCCAGCCGCTGCTGTACCCGGACAACTCGCTCGGCCTGGTGGAGAACTTCCTGCGGATGACCTTCGGGTTCCCTGCCGAGCCCTACGAGGTCGACCCGGAGGTCGCCAAGGCGCTGGACCTGCTGTTCATCCTGCACGCCGACCACGAGCAGAACTGCTCCACCTCGACCGTGCGGCTGGTCGGCTCGTCCGAGGCGAACCTGTTCTCGAGCGTGTCCGCCGGGATCAACGCGCTGTTCGGCCCGCTGCACGGCGGGGCCAACGCGGCGGTGCTGGACATGCTCGAGGGCATCCGCGACGAGGGCGGCGACGTGGCGTCGTTCGTCAACCGCGTGAAGAACAAGGAAAAAGGTGTCAAGCTCATGGGCTTCGGGCACCGGGTCTACAAGAACTACGACCCGCGCGCGAAGATCATCAAGAACACCGCGGACGAGATCCTCGGCAAGATCGCCGGTGGCGACCAGCTGCTCGACATCGCCAAGAAGCTCGAGGAGACCGCGCTGTCCGACGACTACTTCGTCGAGCGCAAGCTGTACCCGAACGTGGACTTCTACACCGGCCTGATCTACCGGGCGCTCGGGTTCCCGACGAAGTTCTTCACCGTGCTGTTCGCGCTCGGCCGGCTGCCCGGCTGGATCGCGCACTGGCGGGAGATGATCAACGACCCGCAGACCAAGATCGGCCGTCCGCGCCAGATCTACACCGGGCACGCCTCGCGCGACTACCAGCCGATTTCGCAGCGCTGA
- a CDS encoding cryptochrome/photolyase family protein, producing MTMEAPAVLWFRRDLRLADHAALLTAAGHSKHLLALYVLDERLLQPAGTPRTAFLLDSLRALDAALGGRLLVRRGDPVREVVAAAREIGASAVHVTADLGPYGRRRDEAVAKALAEHRIEWVATGSPYAVTPGRVTKPDGSPYRVFTPFRRAWDRHGWPRPADTSASTVDWVPPRKSGGIPESPALGGMRQPAAGEAAALEVWQEFLDDGIAHYAEERDRPDHEGTTRMSAYLRWGNIHPRTMLADLAGDSSEGAQALRGELCWREFHADVLWHRPETARENYDRRFDRMRHDTGAPAREAFELWCAGRTGFPIVDAGMRQLLAEGWMHNRVRMVVASFLVKDLHLPWWWGARHFMRHLVDGDLASNQLNWQWVAGSGTDAAPYFRIFNPTTQGQKFDPQGDYVRRYVPELRGVAGKAVHVLKERPEGYPVPMVEHAEERQVALQRYGSITGNSPQ from the coding sequence ATGACGATGGAAGCGCCCGCGGTGCTGTGGTTCCGCCGCGATCTGCGGCTGGCCGACCACGCCGCCCTGCTGACCGCGGCCGGGCACAGCAAGCACCTGCTGGCGTTGTACGTCCTGGACGAGCGGCTGCTGCAGCCCGCGGGGACGCCGCGGACGGCTTTCCTGCTGGACTCGTTGCGTGCGCTGGACGCCGCGCTCGGGGGCAGGCTGCTGGTGCGCCGTGGTGATCCGGTTCGCGAGGTCGTGGCGGCGGCAAGGGAAATCGGCGCGTCCGCGGTGCACGTCACCGCCGATCTCGGCCCGTATGGCCGCCGTCGCGATGAGGCAGTGGCGAAAGCCTTGGCGGAGCACCGTATCGAGTGGGTGGCGACCGGGTCGCCGTACGCCGTCACGCCGGGCCGGGTCACGAAACCCGACGGCAGCCCCTACCGCGTGTTCACTCCGTTCCGCCGGGCTTGGGACCGGCACGGCTGGCCGCGACCGGCGGACACGTCCGCGTCCACAGTGGACTGGGTGCCGCCGCGGAAGTCGGGGGGAATACCGGAATCGCCCGCGCTGGGCGGAATGCGGCAGCCCGCGGCCGGGGAGGCGGCCGCGCTGGAGGTGTGGCAGGAGTTCCTCGACGACGGAATCGCGCACTATGCCGAGGAACGGGACCGTCCCGATCACGAGGGCACCACCCGGATGTCGGCCTACCTGCGGTGGGGGAACATTCACCCGCGCACGATGCTGGCCGATCTGGCCGGCGATTCGTCCGAGGGTGCGCAGGCGCTGCGCGGGGAGCTGTGCTGGCGTGAGTTCCACGCCGATGTGCTCTGGCATCGCCCGGAAACCGCGAGGGAGAACTACGATCGCCGCTTCGACCGGATGCGCCACGACACCGGAGCACCGGCGCGGGAGGCGTTCGAACTGTGGTGTGCCGGGCGCACCGGGTTCCCGATCGTCGACGCCGGTATGCGGCAGCTGCTGGCCGAGGGCTGGATGCACAACCGGGTCCGGATGGTCGTGGCGAGTTTCCTGGTGAAGGACCTGCATTTGCCGTGGTGGTGGGGTGCCCGGCACTTCATGCGCCACCTGGTGGACGGCGACCTGGCGTCGAACCAGCTGAACTGGCAGTGGGTCGCCGGCAGCGGGACGGACGCCGCGCCGTACTTCCGGATCTTCAATCCCACCACCCAGGGGCAGAAGTTCGATCCGCAGGGAGACTACGTGCGACGCTACGTACCGGAGCTGCGTGGTGTCGCGGGAAAAGCAGTGCATGTGCTGAAAGAGCGACCGGAGGGTTACCCCGTTCCGATGGTCGAGCACGCCGAGGAGCGTCAGGTGGCGTTGCAGCGGTACGGATCGATCACCGGCAACAGTCCACAGTAG
- a CDS encoding Dyp-type peroxidase gives MNASTKQPRATNAPTTVSRRRLFAWTGSAVAIGAVGAGGAAAVLSPAGAASPAPVADSPTLPGPVPFHGIHQAGIATPTQGHLLLNAYDVPGTVTRAQLTATLKAWTTTARSLTAGKLVEQDPTISVDGDPAALTVTVGIGGALLDRLGIARPGPLAELPAFAGDELEERFSGGDLVVQLCADDPLVLAGADRALRKAAGATVRPRWQQAGFQGAAARRDGRTTRNLMGQVDGTNNVSTSERARSGPVWVDATDPGWLTGGSYLVVRRIRMLLDDWEKTPLDHQEKVIGRHKHSGAPLGSKLETDPVDLDARRPDGSPVIPADSHVRLSHPNPGEEMHRRGFSYRAGILPDGTSDEGLLFLAYVKDPTTSFVPVQHRLAQHDALNAFTRTTGSALFAMLPGITGPDDWYGRALLS, from the coding sequence GTGAACGCCTCCACCAAGCAACCCCGCGCGACGAACGCCCCCACCACGGTGAGCCGGCGCCGGTTGTTCGCCTGGACCGGCTCCGCGGTCGCCATCGGCGCCGTCGGTGCCGGCGGCGCGGCCGCGGTCCTCAGCCCGGCCGGCGCCGCCTCCCCGGCGCCGGTTGCCGACTCGCCCACCCTGCCCGGCCCGGTGCCGTTCCACGGCATCCACCAGGCCGGTATCGCGACACCCACGCAGGGACATCTGCTCCTGAACGCCTACGACGTCCCGGGCACCGTCACCCGGGCACAGCTCACCGCGACCCTCAAGGCCTGGACCACCACCGCACGTTCGCTGACCGCGGGCAAGCTCGTCGAGCAGGACCCCACCATCAGCGTCGACGGCGATCCGGCCGCGCTCACGGTCACCGTGGGGATCGGCGGCGCGCTGCTCGACCGGCTCGGCATCGCCCGGCCGGGACCGCTGGCCGAGCTGCCCGCCTTCGCCGGTGACGAGCTCGAAGAGCGGTTCAGCGGAGGCGACCTCGTCGTCCAGCTGTGCGCCGACGATCCGCTGGTACTCGCGGGCGCGGACCGGGCACTGCGCAAGGCCGCCGGGGCCACGGTGCGACCGCGCTGGCAGCAGGCGGGCTTCCAGGGCGCGGCGGCCCGCCGCGACGGCCGCACCACCCGCAACCTCATGGGCCAGGTCGACGGCACGAACAACGTGAGCACCAGCGAACGGGCCCGCAGCGGCCCGGTCTGGGTCGACGCCACCGACCCCGGCTGGCTGACCGGCGGCAGCTACCTCGTGGTCCGCCGCATCCGGATGCTGCTCGACGACTGGGAGAAGACCCCGCTCGACCACCAGGAGAAGGTCATCGGCAGGCACAAGCACAGCGGCGCCCCGCTCGGCTCGAAGCTCGAAACCGATCCGGTCGACCTCGACGCGCGCCGTCCCGACGGTTCCCCGGTGATCCCCGCCGACAGCCACGTCCGGCTGTCGCACCCGAACCCGGGCGAGGAGATGCACCGGCGCGGTTTCTCCTATCGGGCCGGCATCCTACCCGACGGCACGAGCGACGAGGGCCTGCTCTTCCTGGCCTACGTCAAGGATCCGACCACGAGTTTCGTCCCCGTCCAGCACCGACTCGCCCAGCACGACGCGCTGAACGCCTTCACCCGCACCACCGGGAGCGCGCTGTTCGCCATGCTCCCCGGCATCACCGGGCCCGATGACTGGTACGGCAGGGCGCTGCTGTCCTGA
- a CDS encoding COG4315 family predicted lipoprotein: MNSTENTRRGSRKRVTLIAGAAVVVAAAVGITVAVTSADGPPVDNGTAALAVQQIDAVGPVLVDQAGRALYYFETDEPGVVTCTGGCATKWPPLTLPAGQETPELGDGVDAKLVGHTEAENGAQVVTYQGLPLYRYSSDNPGEAGGHEKDQNGGLWWAVTKEGNHAS; encoded by the coding sequence ATGAACAGCACCGAGAACACCCGACGCGGCAGCCGCAAGCGCGTCACGCTCATCGCCGGCGCGGCAGTGGTGGTGGCCGCCGCCGTGGGCATCACGGTCGCCGTGACGAGCGCGGACGGACCACCCGTCGACAACGGAACCGCGGCGCTGGCCGTCCAGCAGATCGACGCCGTCGGCCCCGTCCTGGTCGACCAGGCCGGCCGGGCGCTCTACTACTTCGAAACCGACGAACCCGGCGTGGTCACCTGCACCGGCGGATGCGCCACGAAGTGGCCGCCGCTGACGCTGCCCGCCGGCCAGGAAACCCCCGAACTCGGCGACGGCGTCGACGCGAAGCTCGTCGGGCACACCGAAGCGGAGAACGGCGCGCAGGTCGTCACCTACCAGGGACTTCCGCTCTATCGCTACAGCTCGGACAACCCCGGCGAGGCCGGCGGCCACGAGAAGGACCAGAACGGCGGCCTCTGGTGGGCGGTCACCAAGGAAGGAAACCACGCGTCGTGA
- a CDS encoding medium chain dehydrogenase/reductase family protein, which yields MNATVATTTEIVLPGKVEPDGLHLQRRPLPTPTAGQVLLRMDATGVSFAEQQMRRGKYYGQPQFPFVPGYDLVGTVTAIGPGVDEALIGRRFAAVTKVGAWSGHLPVDVADLVAVPDDLDSAAAETVVVNGITAWQMLHRSAQLAPGATIVVLGANGGVGSTLVQLARHAGLTVIGTASARNQEAVRELGATPLDYRDPQLYQRIRELAPNGVDAVFDHMGGPSLVQSWRLLRRGGTLVCYGAAATKNEEGNNQLPVLKSFARLALWNTLPNGRSASFYNFWAGKSRRPAAFRARLREDLTQVFQLLADKVLTPQIAARFPLSEAAAALTLAESHTVVGKVVLVADSPESPVA from the coding sequence ATGAACGCCACCGTCGCCACCACCACCGAGATCGTGCTGCCCGGCAAGGTCGAGCCGGACGGACTCCACCTCCAGCGCCGGCCACTGCCCACGCCCACCGCGGGCCAGGTCCTGCTGCGCATGGACGCGACCGGCGTTTCGTTCGCCGAGCAGCAGATGCGCCGCGGCAAGTACTACGGCCAGCCTCAGTTCCCGTTCGTGCCCGGTTACGACCTGGTCGGCACCGTGACCGCGATCGGTCCGGGAGTCGACGAAGCCCTGATCGGACGCAGGTTCGCCGCGGTCACCAAGGTCGGCGCCTGGTCCGGCCACCTGCCGGTCGACGTGGCGGACCTGGTCGCCGTCCCGGACGACCTGGATTCCGCGGCGGCGGAAACCGTGGTCGTTAACGGGATCACCGCCTGGCAGATGCTGCACCGCTCCGCACAGCTGGCACCGGGGGCCACGATCGTGGTGCTGGGCGCCAACGGCGGCGTCGGCTCCACGCTCGTGCAGCTCGCCCGGCACGCGGGCCTCACCGTGATCGGCACCGCCTCGGCACGCAACCAGGAAGCAGTACGCGAACTCGGCGCGACTCCCCTCGACTACCGTGATCCGCAGCTGTACCAACGCATTCGTGAGCTGGCACCGAACGGCGTCGACGCCGTCTTCGACCACATGGGCGGCCCGTCACTCGTGCAGTCGTGGCGGCTGCTGCGCCGCGGCGGAACACTGGTCTGCTACGGCGCCGCGGCGACCAAGAACGAAGAAGGCAACAACCAGCTGCCGGTACTGAAGTCGTTCGCGCGGCTGGCTTTGTGGAACACGCTGCCCAACGGCAGGAGCGCGAGCTTCTACAACTTCTGGGCAGGCAAGAGCCGCCGCCCTGCCGCTTTCCGGGCGCGGCTTCGCGAAGATCTCACCCAGGTGTTCCAGCTCCTGGCCGACAAGGTGCTCACCCCGCAGATCGCCGCGCGATTCCCGTTGAGCGAGGCCGCCGCGGCCCTGACGCTCGCCGAGTCCCACACCGTCGTGGGCAAGGTCGTGCTGGTCGCCGATTCGCCGGAATCCCCGGTCGCGTAA
- a CDS encoding TetR/AcrR family transcriptional regulator has translation MADKTSAPVSPARARNRRGEGARLRADIVAAAAELLDETGDESAVTLRSVARRVGIAAPSIYRHFPDQPSIMLAVVRETFAGLEAGLRTELASAGADPRRQLFAVCTAYLDFAQRHPGRYRTMFGGLWMPDLGEGSLSESDVSSLGDACLQVLAGALEACVSAGYSTTDDLDADVVALWLGLHGLAHQRSVTVSFPWPADIAERLITALAHLEDDR, from the coding sequence ATGGCCGACAAGACGAGCGCCCCCGTGTCACCCGCCCGCGCCCGCAACCGTCGCGGGGAGGGCGCCCGGCTGCGGGCCGACATCGTGGCCGCGGCGGCGGAGCTACTGGACGAGACCGGTGACGAGAGCGCGGTCACGCTGCGGTCGGTGGCTCGCCGGGTCGGGATCGCCGCGCCCTCGATCTACCGCCACTTTCCCGACCAGCCGAGCATCATGCTGGCCGTGGTACGCGAAACGTTCGCCGGTCTGGAAGCCGGCTTGCGGACGGAGCTGGCCTCCGCCGGCGCCGATCCGCGGCGGCAGCTGTTCGCGGTGTGCACTGCCTACCTGGATTTCGCGCAGCGCCACCCCGGGCGCTATCGCACGATGTTCGGCGGGCTCTGGATGCCCGACCTGGGCGAGGGATCACTGTCCGAGAGCGACGTTTCCTCCCTCGGGGACGCTTGCCTGCAGGTGCTCGCCGGTGCCCTCGAAGCCTGCGTCAGCGCCGGCTACTCGACCACCGACGACCTGGATGCCGACGTCGTGGCGTTGTGGTTGGGCCTGCACGGGCTCGCCCACCAGCGGTCGGTCACCGTTTCCTTCCCGTGGCCGGCGGACATCGCCGAGCGTCTCATCACCGCGCTGGCGCACCTGGAGGACGATCGGTGA
- a CDS encoding TetR/AcrR family transcriptional regulator, whose translation MTDEARVRTPPPRLRERRTRTRTCLRDGIVAAAGELLDETGDESAVTLRSVARRAGITAPSIYRYFPDPPTILLAVAREAFVELAEETHAALDAAGDDQRQRLFACCHAYLRYADDHPGRYRAMFGGRCAPAEVCTQLLTEVLSDDRAADTGPHADAVALWLGLHGLACQRALAPAYPWPVGIADRLIVALARPLGA comes from the coding sequence GTGACGGACGAGGCGCGGGTGCGGACACCGCCGCCACGCCTGCGCGAGCGCCGAACCCGAACGCGAACCTGCCTGCGCGACGGGATCGTGGCCGCGGCGGGTGAGCTGCTGGACGAGACCGGGGACGAAAGTGCGGTCACCCTGCGGTCGGTCGCCCGCCGGGCCGGCATCACCGCACCGTCGATCTACCGCTACTTCCCCGATCCACCCACCATCCTGCTGGCGGTGGCGCGGGAAGCCTTCGTCGAACTGGCGGAAGAGACGCATGCCGCGCTGGACGCCGCCGGGGACGACCAGCGGCAACGGCTGTTCGCCTGTTGCCATGCCTATCTCCGGTACGCCGACGACCATCCGGGCCGGTACCGCGCCATGTTCGGTGGTCGCTGCGCACCCGCCGAGGTGTGCACCCAGCTGCTCACCGAGGTGTTGAGCGACGACAGGGCCGCAGACACCGGCCCGCACGCCGACGCTGTCGCGTTGTGGCTGGGCCTGCACGGGCTGGCCTGTCAACGGGCACTGGCTCCCGCCTACCCGTGGCCCGTCGGCATCGCCGACCGCCTGATCGTCGCGCTGGCGCGTCCGCTCGGGGCGTAG
- a CDS encoding glycerol-3-phosphate dehydrogenase/oxidase codes for MSTGSLNVRRRERELAWLTGGEQVDVLVVGGGVTGAGIALDAASRGLSVALVEAHDLAFGTSRWSSKLVHGGLRYLAKGELGLAHESAVERGILMTRTAPHLTRAMPQLFPLHPGTSRAQQAFIAAGLRSGDALRRAARTPSSVLPGPRRIPVAEALALSPGLARTGLRGALLAYDGALVDDARLVVALARTAALLGARILPRLTALSLSGTEVRVQDGAREYDLRARQVINATGVWADTLTDAVRLRPSRGSHLVLRADTAGIGATSVNVPVPGESNRFVFLLPQPDGRVYLGLTDEPADGAVPDVPEVPESDVDFLLSVASTALARPLTRADLAGSFAGLRPLVAGSAGRSADLSRKHTVVTDSSGVLTVVGGKLTTYRRMAEDAVTAALAHAGLHAGPSRTAKLPLLGAAPRERLSLVDAPVRLVAKYGTEAPRVAALGELEPEFAEPLSGSTEITAAEVVWAVRHEGAATVEDVLERRTRLSLVPDEAAAARDRVADLVEKALAGLQ; via the coding sequence ATGAGCACCGGCTCGCTCAACGTCCGGCGCCGCGAACGCGAACTGGCGTGGCTGACCGGCGGCGAACAGGTCGACGTGCTGGTGGTCGGCGGCGGGGTCACCGGCGCCGGCATCGCACTCGACGCCGCGTCCCGCGGGCTGTCGGTGGCGCTCGTGGAGGCACACGACCTCGCGTTCGGCACGTCCCGCTGGTCGAGCAAGCTCGTGCACGGCGGACTGCGCTACCTCGCGAAGGGCGAGCTGGGGCTGGCGCACGAAAGCGCGGTGGAGCGCGGCATCCTGATGACCCGCACCGCGCCGCATCTCACCAGGGCGATGCCCCAGCTCTTTCCCCTCCACCCGGGCACCTCCCGGGCGCAGCAGGCGTTCATCGCCGCCGGTCTGCGCTCCGGCGACGCGCTGCGGCGGGCGGCACGCACGCCGTCGTCGGTGCTGCCGGGGCCGCGCCGGATTCCGGTGGCCGAAGCACTCGCCCTGTCCCCCGGCCTGGCGCGAACCGGATTGCGGGGTGCGCTGCTGGCCTACGACGGGGCGCTGGTCGACGACGCCCGGCTGGTGGTCGCGCTGGCCAGGACCGCTGCACTGCTCGGTGCCCGGATTCTGCCGAGATTGACGGCGCTTTCCTTGTCCGGCACGGAAGTCCGCGTACAAGACGGCGCGCGGGAGTACGACCTGCGGGCCCGCCAGGTGATCAACGCGACCGGGGTGTGGGCGGACACGCTGACCGACGCGGTCCGGCTGCGCCCGTCCCGCGGTTCCCACCTGGTGCTGCGCGCGGACACCGCCGGAATCGGTGCCACGTCGGTGAACGTGCCGGTGCCGGGCGAAAGCAACCGGTTCGTCTTCCTGCTGCCGCAGCCGGACGGCCGGGTCTACCTGGGACTGACCGACGAGCCCGCCGACGGCGCGGTACCGGACGTGCCCGAAGTCCCGGAGTCCGATGTGGACTTCCTGCTCTCGGTCGCCTCGACGGCGCTGGCCCGGCCGCTGACCCGGGCGGACCTGGCCGGTTCGTTCGCCGGGCTGCGTCCACTGGTCGCCGGGTCCGCGGGACGCAGCGCGGACCTGTCGCGAAAACACACTGTGGTGACCGATTCCAGTGGGGTGCTGACCGTGGTGGGCGGCAAGCTGACCACCTACCGCCGGATGGCCGAGGACGCCGTCACCGCGGCGCTCGCCCACGCGGGCCTGCACGCCGGGCCTTCGCGGACCGCGAAACTGCCGTTGCTCGGCGCCGCCCCGCGGGAACGGCTGTCTCTGGTGGACGCACCGGTGAGGCTGGTCGCGAAGTACGGCACGGAGGCCCCGCGCGTCGCCGCGCTCGGCGAGCTGGAACCGGAGTTCGCCGAGCCGCTGTCGGGAAGCACCGAGATCACTGCGGCCGAGGTCGTGTGGGCGGTCCGTCACGAGGGTGCTGCGACGGTGGAGGACGTGCTCGAACGCCGCACCCGGCTGTCGCTCGTCCCGGACGAAGCGGCTGCCGCACGGGACCGGGTCGCGGACCTGGTGGAAAAGGCGCTGGCCGGGCTGCAGTGA
- a CDS encoding TetR/AcrR family transcriptional regulator — translation MADDVLLDAARQCVLAVGVRRTTLAEIARTAQVSRMTVYRRFPDVRSVLAALMTREFSGLLQRAGQAGDDAPHTRARIVRIASASVSALSGDPLFRTLLDLDPELVLPYIVERLGATQKFSEQVLAKLVEAGHRDGSVRMAQVAVQVRSVLLVVQSFAFSLRPATADLDETALLAEFRHLVDAALRP, via the coding sequence GTGGCCGACGACGTGCTGCTCGACGCCGCCCGCCAGTGCGTGCTGGCAGTCGGAGTGCGACGCACCACACTCGCCGAGATCGCGCGTACCGCGCAGGTCAGCCGGATGACCGTGTACCGCCGGTTCCCCGACGTGCGCAGTGTGCTCGCCGCGCTGATGACCCGCGAGTTCAGCGGCCTCCTGCAGCGGGCAGGGCAGGCCGGCGACGACGCGCCGCACACCCGGGCCAGGATCGTGCGCATCGCGTCGGCCAGCGTCAGCGCGCTGTCCGGCGACCCGCTGTTCCGGACGCTGCTCGACCTCGATCCGGAGCTGGTGCTGCCCTACATCGTCGAGCGGCTCGGCGCCACGCAGAAGTTCTCCGAACAGGTGCTGGCGAAGCTGGTCGAGGCGGGTCACCGCGACGGTTCGGTGCGCATGGCGCAGGTCGCCGTCCAGGTCCGGTCGGTGCTGCTGGTGGTCCAGTCGTTCGCGTTCTCCCTGCGGCCGGCCACCGCCGACCTCGACGAGACCGCCCTGCTGGCCGAGTTCCGCCATCTCGTCGACGCGGCGCTGCGACCATGA